The genomic DNA CGCGGCGGTACCAGGGAGGATCGACGTAGGTCAGCTCGCAAACGGATGCATTCACATCGTCTGGTTTTGCAGCGAACGAATTCTCGTCACGTGTGGGATCATTCATCGGCGCGCACATCGCAAAAAGAGGGGGGGGGGGGGCTGAACTAGAAGATATCGACAAATACGGTGACGCAAAATGGGCACGATTTCGTCGTCATGATGCAAATAAGATCGTTCGCTAGCTATCGCCGGTGAACACTCGGTTCTGAAACCGAACGTTTTACTCGCGAGAAATCTTGATCAACTCGCAAGAATGCAGGGCCTAGGACAGCCCGGATGGCAGGCGACACAGAAAAAGCCGACTTCCGAGACGAAGGCTCCTTTCGTGAAATTGCTTCCTCGTTTTATAGTGATGGGCTTCTGGGTTTCTGCAGCGTGTCGAGGACCGACGCGGCTGGAACCATTCGTCTCCTCTCATTGTCTGCTCCGTTTCGGTGAAATTTCCAGTTCGGCCATTTCGTGCCTTGAAACTCAATGCATCAGGCCGCTGGTCACTGCTCGCACTGCTTGTCGGGCTAGCGGTCGGGGTGGCGTCGATCGCATTTGAGTGGACCACACAAGCGGTTCGCCGCTACACGCGCGGCGAATTTGCGGGCTACCCCCCAGAGGGTTCAATCGGCGAACACCAGTTCTTTGACAGCGCGAACCTTGCGTTTTCGCCCTGGATGGTCGTCGTCGTGATTACTCTTGGCGGCTTGGTCTCGGGTCTGCTCGTCCACTGGTTCGCCCCCGAAGCGAGTGGAGCGGGGACCGATGCCGCGGTCGACGCGTTTCACAATCGCAAAGGGATGGTCAATGCGCGGGTGCCTTGGGTCAAAACGATTGCATCAGCGGTCACGCTGGGTACCGGTGGATCGGGAGGCCGCGAAGGCCCGATTGCTCAGATCGGAGCCGGCATCGGATCGACGATCGCCGACCGATTTCATCTTTCGTCAACCGATCGCCGCATCATGTTGGCCGCGGGTGTGGGTGCCGGGGTCGGCGCGATGTTTCGCGCGCCGCTTGCCGGTGCGATCTTTGCCGCCGAAATCTTGTACAGCGATGCCGATATGGAAGCCGATGTGATCGTGCCCAGCGCGATTGCGTCGATTGTCGCCTACAGTGTTTATACGCGATCGATTTCGCCCGAAGTGCGATTCCAGCCGATTTTCGGAAACGATCTTGCTCACACTCTTGACTCGCCCATCGAGTTGTTGCCTTACACACTGTTGGCAATCATCCTGATGTTCATGGCGGCGTTTTATGTCCGCTTCTTCCATGCCACTCAAAAACTGTTTGAAGCCGCACCGCTGTGGCCGCACCTTCGCCCCGCCCTTGGCGCCCTGGTGGCAGGTTTGGTGGGAATTAGTCTGTTCGTCTACAGCGGCCACAACGCGGAAATCCTGGGCGTGTTGGGTACCGGCTACGGCACGCTGCAACACGCACTTAACGGCGATAGCGGATTGACGATTGGCATCTTGGCGACGGTGGCCGTCGTGAAGATGTTAACGACGTCGCTGTCGATCGGTTCGGGCGGTTCCGGGGGTGTGTTCGGCCCGTTGATGGTGATTGGCGGCTGTGCCGGAGCGGCGTTCGGTCAAGCGGCTCATGCCATGTTTCCCGAATGGGTTCCCTACCCCGAAGCCTATGCCGTGGTCGGGATGGCAGGCTTCTTTTCGGGCGTCGCGCGAGCTCCGATCTCGACCATCATCCTCATTCGCGAATTGACAGGCGACTTTGGATTGTTGGTACCCACGATGCTGGTTTGCGCGATCACGTTTGTGTTTTCATCCAAGTGGATTTTGTACACGCATCAAGTTGCCTCGCGACTGGAGTCTCCGGCACACCGAGGCGATTTTCTTGTCGATGTGCTCGAGGGGTTGGCGGTCAAAGACGTCTATCTCAAAGGCCGGCGGTTGTTGATGATCCACGAAGGGGAAACGCTTGACGAAATCGTGCACCGTTTGGCGGAAACCAACCAGCACTACTTTCCCGTCGTCGACTCGAACGATGCGATGGTCGGATTGTTTTCCGCCGATGACGTCCGCGCTTATCTCTATGATGAAACGCTGTGGCGATTGGCGAACGCGCGTGATGTGATGATCAGCGAATTCTATCGCGTCTCGCCCGACGATGACTTGAACACGGCGATGCAACAGTTCACGACGCTGAACGTCGATGAACTGCCGGTGGTCGATCCCGAAAATCCAACGAAGTTACTCGGTTTTTTGGGACGTAAAGAAACCATCGCAGCCTACAATCGAAGGATCCTCGAGCACCGCCGCGAGACCGAGCAAGATGTCTAATCCTTCGAAACGTAAACGAACTCGGCTGTACGTTCTGCTAACGACCGCCGTACTAGTCGTCGCGGGCGTACTTGGTTACATCGAATTTCATCTGGCCCGACCGGTGGGTGAGGGTCCCGCGGGGCCTCAAGTCGACATCCGATCGTTTCACAAGGTCTGGTCTGATGAACCGATCCAAATCATCGGCGTCGGCGACAGTATCACTGCCGGGTTAGGAGCGAAAACGCCCAGCCACAGTTTTTTCAACCGCGTCATCCAAACCCCCGATGACGAGTACGCAGAACTCCGCGGCGTTTGCTTGTCCAAAGTGCTGCCGAATCTAACGGCTGAAAATTTCGCCATTTCAGGTTCGGAGTCGCAAACCCATCTGGATGTAATTCAAAACACGATCCCGGTTTACCATGACGCTCGCGGGATCGTCTTGATGACCTCTGGCGGTAACGACTTGATCCATAGCTATGGGCGAAGTGCACCAAGGGAATGTGCGATGTACTCGGCGACGCTCGAGCAGGCCCAGCCGTGGATCGCCAATTTCCGCACTCGCCTGGCGACCATGTTTGACGAACTCGAAGAACGCTTCCCACTAGGCTGCGAGATTTTTATCGCGGACATTTACGATCCAACCGATGGAGTGGGCGATGCGCCAAGCATTTTCTTGCCCGCTTGGCCCGATGGATTGGCGATCCACGCTCAATACAATCAAGTGATCCGCGACGTTGCCCGGTCGCGAGACCACGTTCACGTCGTTGATCTGTACCAGACGTTCCTTGGACACGGATCGCATTGCCGTCAATTTTGGCGTGCGAACTATGATGCAAACGACCCTCATTATTGGTTCTTTACCAATATCGAAGATCCCAACGACCGCGGATACGATGCGATCCGGCGAGTCTTTTTGAACGCCATTGTCGAGCACAGCCGCTTGGTTCCCAAGTACACGCAGCACTCGAGTCCCCCAACCACCCCACGACCGCGTCCTGCTGATGCATGGCTATCGCAAGCGACGCTAGCGAATTTCTCGATTGATCCTTTTAGCGACCGCAAGGACCCTCTGTTTTGCAACCGATACGAATAGGAATATTGACCGTCTCGGATCGCGCCAGTCGCGGTGAATACGAAGATCGCGGCGGCCCCGCCATCCATGACTACTTGAACGAGGTTCTCGATTGCGAATGGACTGCCGATGCTCGAATTGTCTCGGATGATGTGCAATCGATCGAGTCTGCATTGATCGAACTGTGCGATCAATCGCACTGTTCACTCGTCGTGACCACCGGCGGCACGGGACCGGCAAAACGAGACGTTACCCCCGAAGCCACCGAAGCGGTGTGCGAAAAAATGATGCCCGGATTCGGCGAATTGATGCGTAAGGTTTCGCTCGAGCATGTCCCGACCGCCATTTTGTCGCGACAAACCGCGGGGATCCGTGGCTCGAGCTTGATCGTCAATCTGCCCGGCAAACCGTCGGCGATCGCCGAGTGTTTGGACGCCGTGTTCCCTGCAATTCCCTATTGTGTGGACCTGATCGAGGGCCCACGCATTGAAACCAAGCCGGATCGCTTGGCCGCGTTTCGCCCCAAAGGAAAGTAAACGCAGTCGTGTTCGGATTTATCAATTGCATCAAGCCGTCTGGAATGACGTCGCGTGATCTCGTCAACATTGCCGCGCGGCGAGTGCGGCCGCACAAGGTGGGGCACTCTGGGACACTCGATCCTCTGGCCGAAGGCGTCTTGGTGCTCGGGGTCGGTCGCGCGTCTCGGTTGACCTCGTTTGTGCAGAACTACCCCAAACAATACTTGGCTTCGTTTCGGCTGGGGGCCGAAAGCGAATCGGGAGACCTCGAGCAACCGTTGACCGAACATCCCGATGACCCGGTCCCGACGCTCGAATCGCTTGTCGCGGGCGCAAAATCGTTGACCGGTGAAGTCGTCCAAGTCCCCTCGGCATATTCCGCGATCTGGATCGATGGCAAACGCGCCTGCGACCGAATTCGCAACGGCGAACAAGTCGACGTGCCTTCGCGCAAAGTCCAAGTGTATGACTTCAAAGTCTTGAAATACGACTATCCCAACATCCAGCTCGATATCACCTGTGGTTCAGGTACGTATGTTCGCTCGTTAGGCGTCGATTTGGCTGCAAGTGTCCGAGCACATGCGGTGATGACTCACCTGGTTCGCACTCGAATTGGACCGTTTGCTATGGCCGACGCCATTTCCATCGAGCAAATCCGCCACGACGATTTGGAGGCATTTGTCCAGCCCGCGCGATTGGGTGTCGAACATTTACCGCATTTGTCCGTCAACGACGAAGACGCAATGAGATTGATCAACGGTTTGAACGTGTTTGGCACCGCGTTTTATACGCCAATTGACCCGCTAACCGGCGATGCCGGACCGATCGAGTCCTCGGATCCGACCGACGAAGGTATCGCTGCGGCGATTCGAACCGACGGACGGTTGATTGCGATTGTTCGCGGCAAGACTAAGCAATACGATCCGTCTTGGTACCCCGAGCGTGTCTTTCCGCTCAAACCACGATCGGTGTCTTGATCACCTAGCGATTCGACACAATCGATCCAAACAACGTGGCGTGAAACGCTACAATCGGGTTCAATGGAAGGTGCCGCGATCTCATTTCCACAGGAAACTCTGATGCCACCAAAACTGACCACCTGGATTGTGATGTGGGGGCTGATATCGGCTTCGGTCGTAGCAGCCACTGCGGCGGATCATCATCGCAGCGGCCGCAGCGGCGACCAACTTGTCGAATCGTTGATCCAGCAACTTGATTCGGCCAAATTCAGTCATCGCCAACGTGCGATGCGTCAACTTCATTCGCTGGGCAAACAAGCGATCGAGAAATTGGCGACCGCGACGCATAGCGAAAGCCGCGAAGTGGCTGACCGGGCCTTTGACATCCTGCAGCAGCACTTGATCGGCAACGACACGCATCTCGAGCTGGCCGCCCGCGAAACGTTGCAGTCGCTTTCGCAAAGTGAATCGGCCAAGGTCGCACAAAGAGCCAAACGGTTGTTGGAACCCGATTCCAACGATTGGGACGAGCTGAACCCGTTTGTTCCCGGCGGAGCTGTCGTTCGTCGCCAAGCCCTTTTGCGAAATCCATTGCAAGCAGGCATCCGTATTCAGGTGGGCGGACTGAACCAACAACCTCGGGCGCGACGAACGATCAGAATTCAATTCAATAACGGGATCAAATCGGTCGAGGTGACCGAAAACAACAAGACGATCAAAGTGGCGGGCAAGGCCGATGGCAGTATCGAGGTGACCGAAACGAACGCGGGCAAACCGAGCCCCACCAAAACGTACAAGAACGAAGACACGCTAAAAAAAGAAAATCCGAGTGCGTATCAAATTTTCCAGCAGGGTGGGATTCCCAACCCGCAGTTCGTTCCACCGATCCCGATCAATCCGCCTTTCCCACCCCGCTAACCCCTAATCAACACAACCGCCATAAAATCGGCGTCCGAAAACACCGAAGTTATCTCGGATCGTTTGCCCAACCTGGGGTACCACGTACCTCGACGCTGCATTTCTTGATAGATTGAGCCGTTTTAAATCGGTCGTTTTCTCATAGGGTGGTTGCGTTGGATCTCTCGCAGTGGCTTGGATGGTTGATCGCTGTGACGGTCCTCCCCCCGTTTGTGGTTTCTCTGCTTACGATTTACCCGGTTCGCCGTTTTGCAGTGCAGCTAGGTTTAGTCGCGCGTCCGGGCGGTCACAGCACGCATACCAACGTGACGCCGCTTGGGGGCGGCATTGGGATTTGGGCCGGCATCGTGGTGACGTTCGCGTTGGGCACGTTGGCAGTCGCGCTGGTTCGCAACAACGTCGCCCTGCAATCGCACTTGCCCGATCAAGTCGTTCCGCATTTGGAAGGCGTGTGGTCGCGTGTCACGCAATTGTGGTGGCTGCTCGCCG from Novipirellula caenicola includes the following:
- a CDS encoding chloride channel protein, which encodes MKFPVRPFRALKLNASGRWSLLALLVGLAVGVASIAFEWTTQAVRRYTRGEFAGYPPEGSIGEHQFFDSANLAFSPWMVVVVITLGGLVSGLLVHWFAPEASGAGTDAAVDAFHNRKGMVNARVPWVKTIASAVTLGTGGSGGREGPIAQIGAGIGSTIADRFHLSSTDRRIMLAAGVGAGVGAMFRAPLAGAIFAAEILYSDADMEADVIVPSAIASIVAYSVYTRSISPEVRFQPIFGNDLAHTLDSPIELLPYTLLAIILMFMAAFYVRFFHATQKLFEAAPLWPHLRPALGALVAGLVGISLFVYSGHNAEILGVLGTGYGTLQHALNGDSGLTIGILATVAVVKMLTTSLSIGSGGSGGVFGPLMVIGGCAGAAFGQAAHAMFPEWVPYPEAYAVVGMAGFFSGVARAPISTIILIRELTGDFGLLVPTMLVCAITFVFSSKWILYTHQVASRLESPAHRGDFLVDVLEGLAVKDVYLKGRRLLMIHEGETLDEIVHRLAETNQHYFPVVDSNDAMVGLFSADDVRAYLYDETLWRLANARDVMISEFYRVSPDDDLNTAMQQFTTLNVDELPVVDPENPTKLLGFLGRKETIAAYNRRILEHRRETEQDV
- a CDS encoding SGNH/GDSL hydrolase family protein; amino-acid sequence: MSNPSKRKRTRLYVLLTTAVLVVAGVLGYIEFHLARPVGEGPAGPQVDIRSFHKVWSDEPIQIIGVGDSITAGLGAKTPSHSFFNRVIQTPDDEYAELRGVCLSKVLPNLTAENFAISGSESQTHLDVIQNTIPVYHDARGIVLMTSGGNDLIHSYGRSAPRECAMYSATLEQAQPWIANFRTRLATMFDELEERFPLGCEIFIADIYDPTDGVGDAPSIFLPAWPDGLAIHAQYNQVIRDVARSRDHVHVVDLYQTFLGHGSHCRQFWRANYDANDPHYWFFTNIEDPNDRGYDAIRRVFLNAIVEHSRLVPKYTQHSSPPTTPRPRPADAWLSQATLANFSIDPFSDRKDPLFCNRYE
- the mog gene encoding molybdopterin adenylyltransferase; its protein translation is MQPIRIGILTVSDRASRGEYEDRGGPAIHDYLNEVLDCEWTADARIVSDDVQSIESALIELCDQSHCSLVVTTGGTGPAKRDVTPEATEAVCEKMMPGFGELMRKVSLEHVPTAILSRQTAGIRGSSLIVNLPGKPSAIAECLDAVFPAIPYCVDLIEGPRIETKPDRLAAFRPKGK
- the truB gene encoding tRNA pseudouridine(55) synthase TruB; amino-acid sequence: MFGFINCIKPSGMTSRDLVNIAARRVRPHKVGHSGTLDPLAEGVLVLGVGRASRLTSFVQNYPKQYLASFRLGAESESGDLEQPLTEHPDDPVPTLESLVAGAKSLTGEVVQVPSAYSAIWIDGKRACDRIRNGEQVDVPSRKVQVYDFKVLKYDYPNIQLDITCGSGTYVRSLGVDLAASVRAHAVMTHLVRTRIGPFAMADAISIEQIRHDDLEAFVQPARLGVEHLPHLSVNDEDAMRLINGLNVFGTAFYTPIDPLTGDAGPIESSDPTDEGIAAAIRTDGRLIAIVRGKTKQYDPSWYPERVFPLKPRSVS